A genomic stretch from Embleya scabrispora includes:
- a CDS encoding anti-sigma regulatory factor has protein sequence MTTPSAGPTDEDTEAQIQPISGNDDVVRTRQAVRESAQRIGLSLVDQTKLVTAASELARNTLIHGGGGTAYLWVVEKGRRRGVRVRFVDEGPGIPDLDQALTDGWTSGDGMGLGLSGARRLVDDFAIDTEVGGGTRVEIVKWSR, from the coding sequence ATGACCACGCCGAGCGCCGGCCCCACGGACGAGGACACCGAGGCCCAGATCCAGCCGATCAGCGGCAACGACGACGTGGTGCGCACCCGTCAGGCGGTACGAGAGTCGGCGCAGCGCATCGGCCTGTCCCTGGTCGATCAGACCAAACTGGTCACGGCGGCCAGCGAGCTCGCCCGCAACACACTCATCCACGGCGGCGGGGGCACGGCCTACCTGTGGGTCGTGGAAAAGGGTCGGCGGCGCGGGGTGCGGGTGCGGTTCGTCGACGAGGGTCCGGGTATCCCGGACCTCGACCAAGCCCTGACGGACGGCTGGACCAGCGGCGACGGCATGGGTCTGGGACTGAGTGGGGCACGTCGACTCGTCGACGACTTCGCCATCGACACCGAGGTCGGGGGCGGCACTCGCGTGGAGATCGTGAAGTGGTCGCGATGA